The following proteins are co-located in the Trichormus variabilis 0441 genome:
- a CDS encoding uroporphyrinogen-III synthase, with translation MSNLLTASHQLPLYGKRILVTAPRNYASRLSAQIICKGGLPILMPTIETCYLPNFSQLDAVISCINEFDWIAFTSRNGIIAFFERLHNLDISINKLQNCQLCALGKDIDVLLSLFGRVDLIPDESSPAGIVAKFSQIHGISRQKILVPVPEVIGIPEPNIVPNFIKDLEKLGMQVIRVPTYITQSLDKNIYSVEINLIQQGLIDVIAFSSTAEIESFLKMFNSKNEFQHCVVACFGPYTAANAQKLGLDVSLVSTDFSSFEGFVEAIVKFYIDSPT, from the coding sequence ATGTCTAACTTGCTAACTGCATCTCACCAATTGCCCTTATACGGAAAAAGGATTTTAGTAACAGCGCCAAGAAACTACGCTTCTAGGTTGTCTGCACAAATTATCTGCAAGGGTGGTTTACCGATTCTCATGCCCACGATAGAAACCTGCTATTTACCTAACTTTTCTCAATTAGATGCTGTTATCAGCTGCATAAATGAATTTGATTGGATTGCATTTACTAGTAGAAACGGCATCATAGCATTTTTTGAACGTCTACATAATTTAGATATTTCTATAAATAAATTGCAAAATTGTCAATTATGTGCATTGGGGAAAGATATAGATGTTTTATTATCTTTGTTTGGTAGAGTAGATTTAATTCCTGACGAATCTAGCCCGGCGGGGATTGTGGCTAAATTTTCGCAAATACATGGAATTAGTAGACAAAAAATCTTAGTTCCAGTGCCAGAAGTTATAGGCATACCTGAGCCTAATATTGTGCCTAATTTTATCAAGGATTTAGAAAAATTGGGTATGCAGGTGATTCGTGTACCTACATACATAACTCAATCTTTAGACAAAAATATTTACTCGGTGGAAATAAATTTAATTCAACAAGGCTTAATTGATGTGATTGCCTTTAGTAGTACCGCAGAAATCGAAAGTTTTTTAAAAATGTTTAACTCTAAAAATGAGTTTCAGCATTGTGTTGTTGCTTGTTTTGGCCCTTATACAGCCGCCAACGCCCAAAAGTTAGGTCTGGATGTTTCTCTTGTGTCAACAGACTTTAGTTCTTTTGAAGGTTTCGTAGAAGCAATAGTAAAATTTTATATTGATAGTCCAACGTAA
- a CDS encoding response regulator transcription factor, with protein MIGVMVVAASHVIRAGLSAVIAGNPQMTVVGSVSDIDGMTKEIQQLQLDVVLLDWGRNSQSDWDKLLVIQEQQDSLRVMLIVKELEGIDIEAALRSGVRGILLDTSTESEILTAIEAIALGLIVIHPDVLEFFSVREKAVTNPVQSLTPREIEVLQMLGSGLGNKAIAQSLHISDHTVKFHVSSIFQKLAVSTRTEAVTVGVRLGLILL; from the coding sequence ATGATTGGCGTAATGGTAGTTGCTGCTTCCCATGTAATAAGGGCGGGATTATCTGCGGTGATAGCGGGTAATCCTCAGATGACTGTTGTGGGCAGTGTATCAGATATAGATGGAATGACCAAGGAAATTCAGCAATTACAACTAGATGTAGTGCTGTTAGATTGGGGCAGAAACTCTCAATCAGATTGGGATAAATTACTAGTCATACAAGAACAACAAGACTCATTGAGAGTGATGCTGATTGTCAAAGAACTGGAGGGAATTGATATAGAAGCAGCACTACGTTCTGGCGTGCGGGGTATATTACTTGATACCAGCACAGAATCAGAAATTTTAACAGCAATTGAAGCGATCGCCCTTGGTCTCATTGTCATACATCCAGATGTCCTAGAATTTTTTTCTGTACGGGAAAAAGCAGTAACTAATCCTGTCCAATCATTGACACCGAGAGAAATAGAGGTTTTACAAATGCTTGGTTCCGGCTTAGGAAATAAAGCGATCGCTCAAAGTCTACATATTTCCGACCATACAGTGAAGTTTCATGTTTCCTCTATCTTTCAAAAACTAGCTGTTTCCACCCGCACCGAAGCCGTTACCGTTGGTGTTCGACTAGGCTTAATTCTCTTGTAA
- a CDS encoding Hsp20/alpha crystallin family protein, whose product MTIIRWNPWQDLNTLQRQLNHLFEEDMLPSTVLERTLTRVPAAEIHETAEAIHLKLELPGIDAKDVDLQVTDKAVYISGERKSETKTEDKGVVKSEFQYGKFQRVIPLPTRIQNTNVKAEYKDGILNLTLPKAEAEKNKVVKVNIESAVG is encoded by the coding sequence ATGACAATTATTCGTTGGAACCCTTGGCAAGATTTAAATACTTTACAACGTCAATTAAATCATTTGTTTGAGGAAGATATGCTACCATCTACAGTATTAGAAAGAACCCTAACTAGAGTTCCGGCTGCTGAAATACATGAAACAGCAGAAGCAATTCATCTAAAACTAGAACTTCCTGGAATTGATGCTAAAGATGTAGATTTACAAGTCACTGACAAAGCAGTTTATATTAGTGGCGAACGTAAATCTGAAACTAAGACGGAAGATAAGGGTGTTGTCAAAAGCGAATTCCAATATGGCAAATTCCAACGCGTAATCCCTTTACCCACACGTATTCAAAATACCAACGTCAAGGCAGAATATAAAGATGGTATCTTGAATTTGACATTACCTAAAGCCGAAGCAGAAAAGAATAAAGTCGTGAAGGTTAACATTGAATCTGCTGTTGGCTAA
- a CDS encoding DMT family transporter, with amino-acid sequence MSTSLVYLLMAIIFEVSGTTCMKLSDGFNKLTPSILIFVFYGLCFTFQTLSLKNIDISIAYSVWAGLGTALIAGVGLIWFRESMTLVKFISMTLIIVGVVGINSGK; translated from the coding sequence ATGTCTACAAGTTTAGTTTACTTGCTGATGGCAATTATATTTGAAGTTTCCGGCACCACCTGCATGAAATTATCAGATGGTTTTAATAAATTGACACCTTCTATTTTGATATTTGTATTTTATGGACTTTGTTTTACTTTCCAGACACTATCCCTCAAAAATATTGACATTAGTATTGCTTACTCTGTTTGGGCAGGTTTAGGAACTGCTTTAATTGCTGGTGTTGGTCTAATTTGGTTTCGTGAATCCATGACGCTAGTTAAGTTTATCTCTATGACTTTAATTATCGTGGGAGTAGTTGGCATAAATTCAGGGAAATAA
- a CDS encoding nucleoside hydrolase, with translation MLKIPNVQKLFSTAASLVSITAIFCSQPVLAASFKPTPLIIDDDGSQDGMTALAYMLANPKFDVQAITIAQGIARPESFVNNLERMLGRLNASGIPVGIGRSTPLAGNNTFPEFIRTGADTFWSPFVQLPDTAPPIVTRPAAELIVEKVKQSLAPVAILATGSLTNIAEALRLDPTIINNIAIIEIMGGAVFVPGNLPVLPDPPFSTNTTAEFNIWVDPLAAQEVFAAGGQGLKIQLTPLDATNQIAFSRADQQAWLATATPESKLAAEFLDFALTIIQSNNDPNPAWDLVAAINLSEPDFSVETPLYLEVDTTSDPGGTQGQTRAISNLPPNVLVSLNPSFNNLPFRPGQVFSYLQTQSVPEPTSIAGILLLATVSAGMMARRSQKKV, from the coding sequence ATGCTCAAAATTCCTAATGTGCAGAAGTTGTTTTCTACTGCTGCTTCTTTAGTATCAATCACAGCAATTTTTTGTAGCCAACCTGTACTTGCAGCCTCTTTTAAGCCAACCCCCCTAATCATCGACGACGATGGCAGCCAAGACGGCATGACTGCATTGGCTTATATGCTAGCCAATCCCAAATTTGATGTCCAAGCAATTACCATCGCCCAAGGTATAGCCCGCCCAGAAAGCTTTGTGAACAACCTGGAACGGATGCTAGGCAGACTAAATGCTTCTGGCATCCCTGTTGGTATCGGCAGATCCACTCCCCTGGCAGGAAATAATACTTTCCCAGAATTTATTCGCACTGGTGCAGACACTTTTTGGTCTCCCTTCGTCCAACTACCTGATACAGCACCACCTATAGTAACTCGACCAGCCGCAGAACTGATTGTGGAGAAAGTGAAGCAGTCATTAGCACCTGTAGCAATCTTGGCAACTGGATCTTTAACCAATATTGCTGAAGCATTACGGCTTGACCCCACCATTATCAACAACATTGCCATCATCGAAATCATGGGAGGCGCAGTTTTCGTACCTGGAAATCTCCCAGTCCTGCCTGATCCCCCATTTTCTACCAACACGACAGCTGAGTTCAACATCTGGGTTGACCCTTTAGCAGCACAAGAAGTATTTGCAGCCGGAGGGCAAGGATTAAAAATTCAGTTGACCCCCCTGGATGCTACAAACCAGATTGCCTTTTCTCGTGCCGATCAACAAGCATGGCTAGCTACTGCAACACCAGAAAGTAAGTTAGCAGCAGAATTTTTAGACTTTGCCTTGACCATAATTCAAAGTAACAATGACCCCAACCCAGCTTGGGATCTAGTTGCAGCCATTAACTTGAGTGAACCAGATTTCTCAGTAGAAACTCCTTTATACTTAGAAGTTGATACGACCTCAGATCCTGGGGGTACTCAAGGGCAAACTCGTGCTATTTCTAATTTGCCCCCCAATGTTCTAGTTTCCCTCAACCCCAGTTTTAATAATTTGCCCTTTCGACCAGGCCAAGTCTTCTCTTACCTACAAACCCAGTCTGTTCCCGAACCAACATCAATTGCAGGAATCTTACTTCTAGCCACAGTCAGTGCTGGTATGATGGCGCGACGTTCTCAGAAAAAAGTTTAG
- a CDS encoding GNAT family N-acetyltransferase, protein MPTLKTLQTGDEVLLENFLMQHVDTSMFLRSNSREGGLINQGERFQGTYVAAIVDKNIVAIAAHYWNGMIIVQAPVYLAEVVQQTVEQSGLAVSGIAGPATQVAAAKQVLGLADRPTQMDEQEKLLSLALQDLQVPPALASGQVQCRLPDVQELELLSEWSAAFHVEALGKVATPDLLSACRAEIAARQSTAKHWLLIAENTPVAYTAFNARLPDIVQIGGVWTPPKLRGKGYAKSVVAGSLLAAKSQGVERAILFTSQENYAAQAAYQGIGFRSTGEEFGLVLYNL, encoded by the coding sequence GTGCCTACCTTAAAAACCTTACAAACTGGGGATGAAGTGTTGCTAGAAAATTTTTTGATGCAGCACGTTGATACCTCAATGTTCTTACGTTCCAACTCACGAGAGGGAGGACTGATTAATCAAGGTGAGAGATTTCAAGGAACTTATGTAGCTGCTATCGTAGATAAAAATATAGTTGCGATCGCTGCCCATTATTGGAATGGGATGATCATAGTTCAAGCACCTGTTTACCTTGCAGAGGTAGTACAACAAACAGTAGAACAATCTGGCCTTGCTGTTTCTGGAATTGCTGGGCCGGCAACACAGGTGGCAGCTGCAAAACAAGTTTTGGGATTGGCTGACAGACCAACTCAAATGGATGAACAAGAAAAATTACTTTCGCTGGCGTTACAAGACTTACAAGTACCTCCAGCTTTAGCATCGGGTCAGGTGCAATGTCGTTTGCCAGATGTACAAGAGTTGGAATTACTTAGTGAATGGAGTGCTGCTTTTCATGTGGAAGCTTTGGGAAAAGTAGCAACGCCTGATTTATTATCTGCTTGCCGTGCAGAAATTGCAGCACGTCAATCTACAGCTAAACACTGGCTATTGATAGCAGAAAATACTCCTGTTGCTTATACTGCATTTAATGCCCGTCTGCCTGATATTGTACAGATTGGCGGCGTTTGGACACCACCCAAATTACGCGGTAAGGGTTACGCTAAATCTGTTGTCGCTGGGTCGTTGTTGGCGGCAAAATCCCAAGGTGTAGAACGCGCTATCTTGTTTACAAGTCAGGAAAATTATGCAGCCCAAGCAGCTTATCAGGGCATTGGCTTTCGGTCTACGGGTGAGGAGTTTGGCTTGGTGTTATATAATTTGTAA
- a CDS encoding HAD family hydrolase: MLANIRAAIFDMDGLLFDTESIARWAWQQALASHGYIMSDNFYSEFVGRDLSWREKILKQRYGNDFPFEAIKRHRIEIGDRRELQEGLPMKPGALNLLCQLNSLGIIIALGTGTSRSRTIRRLSNAGILPYFTTIVTSEDVPQGKPAPDIYLEVSRRINVTPVQCVVFEDSCVGVEAAFSAGMYPIMVPDIEQPSPEIRCLTYKILDSLEQASEFLEQRLEA; encoded by the coding sequence GTGTTAGCAAATATCCGCGCCGCAATCTTTGATATGGATGGTTTGCTTTTTGATACAGAAAGCATTGCTCGTTGGGCATGGCAGCAAGCCTTAGCCAGTCATGGATATATAATGAGTGATAATTTTTATAGTGAATTTGTCGGGCGTGATTTGTCATGGCGAGAAAAAATTCTCAAACAAAGATATGGCAATGATTTTCCTTTTGAGGCGATAAAAAGACACCGAATTGAAATTGGCGATCGCCGAGAACTGCAAGAAGGTTTGCCAATGAAACCAGGTGCGTTAAACTTATTGTGTCAACTAAATAGTTTAGGGATTATCATCGCCTTAGGAACAGGCACATCCCGCAGCCGCACCATCCGCCGTTTAAGCAACGCTGGTATCTTGCCTTACTTTACAACCATTGTCACCAGCGAAGATGTACCACAAGGTAAACCCGCACCAGATATATATTTGGAAGTTAGTCGCAGAATTAATGTTACACCTGTGCAGTGCGTAGTTTTTGAAGACTCATGTGTAGGGGTAGAAGCAGCTTTTAGCGCTGGGATGTATCCGATTATGGTTCCCGATATAGAACAACCATCACCGGAAATCAGATGCTTGACTTACAAAATTTTAGATTCTTTAGAACAAGCCAGTGAATTTTTAGAACAGAGGCTAGAGGCTTAG
- a CDS encoding S1C family serine protease yields MSSLIGLSNSLAELVEQAGSSVVAVNAGTRISSSGIHWRNGIIITSDESLPRYDEITITVSEGQSLPATFLGHDSSTDIAVFQLQDVQIPVAKIGDAATLKVGHLVLGLARSSEGDIRAAMGLVSALSGAWRSINGGNIDQFIRPDINLYPGFAGGALVDAAGYVVGMNTSGRRGTALTIPATTVNRVIDQLLAKGRISRGYLGVGMQPVRLPDNLKTALNLTSTTGVIVVNIEAASPADHAGLLLGDVLVKFDGIAVNDTGDVLALLNHSDRIGKSITLQIIRGGALLDLDVVVGESQAIEEGRKHEPHGRGHEGGRRHEGGRRHGKR; encoded by the coding sequence ATGTCTTCATTAATAGGGTTATCCAATAGTTTAGCCGAACTAGTCGAACAAGCTGGTAGTTCTGTTGTTGCTGTGAATGCAGGTACACGGATTTCCTCTAGTGGGATTCATTGGCGCAATGGGATTATTATCACCTCGGATGAATCACTTCCGCGCTATGACGAAATTACCATTACTGTATCCGAGGGACAAAGCCTACCTGCGACTTTCCTCGGTCATGACTCAAGTACTGATATAGCCGTCTTTCAGTTACAAGATGTCCAAATCCCTGTAGCCAAGATTGGTGATGCAGCTACCCTCAAAGTTGGTCATTTAGTATTAGGCTTGGCGAGAAGTAGCGAAGGTGACATCCGTGCAGCGATGGGGCTGGTGAGTGCATTGAGTGGGGCTTGGCGCAGTATAAATGGCGGAAATATAGACCAATTCATTCGTCCAGACATCAACCTCTACCCTGGTTTTGCGGGTGGCGCGCTTGTGGATGCTGCTGGCTACGTAGTGGGGATGAATACATCTGGACGAAGGGGTACGGCTTTGACTATTCCAGCTACTACAGTTAATCGCGTTATTGACCAATTACTAGCCAAAGGTAGAATTTCCCGTGGTTATTTGGGTGTAGGAATGCAGCCAGTCCGGTTACCAGACAATCTCAAAACAGCCTTAAATTTAACTTCCACCACGGGGGTAATTGTTGTCAATATTGAAGCTGCTAGCCCGGCTGATCATGCAGGTCTGTTACTAGGAGATGTGTTGGTCAAATTTGATGGTATTGCCGTCAATGATACAGGTGATGTACTGGCATTACTTAATCATAGCGATCGCATTGGCAAATCCATCACGTTACAAATCATTCGCGGTGGGGCATTGTTGGACTTAGATGTTGTCGTCGGTGAAAGTCAGGCGATTGAGGAAGGTAGGAAGCATGAACCACACGGCAGAGGGCATGAGGGCGGTAGAAGACATGAGGGCGGCAGGAGGCATGGAAAGAGATAG